The nucleotide sequence CCGCGACGGCGCGCGTACGGTCAGCCTCTACCAGGCCGACGACCCGGACTCCTGCGCCCAGTCGCTGCGGCTGACCGGCGCGGAGGCCGGGTCAATGATCGACGCGCTGATGCCGTCCCACCACAGCGCCAGCCTGCTGTACACCACGGACCTCGGGCTGGTCGCCGAACGCATCGAGGTGGCCGCCACCTCGCGCTGGAACGGGCGCGTGCTGGGCGAGACACGCATGCGCACGGAGACCGGTTCCTCGATCGTGGCGGTGCTGCGACGGGCCGAGGCCATCCCCTCCCCGGCGCCGGACTTCCGTCTCGCGGGCGGCGACACCCTCATCGTCATCGGCACGCGCGAAGGCGTGGACGCGGCGGCGGCCATCCTCGGGCGGGAGTGATCGAGTGCATTCCGCTGTCCTGCTGATCGAGTTCGGTTCCATCATCCTCGGCCTCGGCCTGCTCGGCCGGTTCGCCGCCCGTTTCCGGTTCTCGCCGATACCGCTCTACCTGCTGTCCGGCCTGGCGTTCGGCGAGGGCGGCCTGCTGCCGCTCGGCGCGAGCGAGGAGTTCGTCGCCACCGGTGCGGAGATCGGCGTCATCCTGCTCCTGCTGATGCTCGGCCTGGAGTACACGGCGAGCGACCTGGTCTCCAACCTCAAGGCGCACTATCCGGCCGGTCTCGTCGACTGTGCCCTCAACGCCCTGCCGGGCGCGGCCGCCGCGCTGCTGCTGGGCTGGGGGCCGGTCGCCGCCGTCGTCCTGGCGGGCGTCACCTGGATCTCGTCGTCCGGGGTGATCGCCAAGGTGCTGGGCGACCTGGGCCGGGTCGGCAACCGGGAGACCCCGGTGATCCTCAGCGTGCTGGTCCTGGAGGACCTGGCGATGGCCGTGTACCTGCCCATCGTGACCGCGCTGGTCGCCGGGGTGGGCCTGGCGGCCGGCAGTGTGACCCTGGCGATCGCGCTGGGTGTCGCGGGGCTCGTGCTGTTCGCCGCGGTGCGCTACGGCCGGGTCATCTCCCGGTTCGTGTCGAGCGACGACCCGGAGAAGCTGCTCCTCGTCGTGCTGGGGCTCACGATCCTGGTCGCCGGTGTGGCGCAGCAGCTCCAGGTGTCGGCGGCCGTGGGGGCGTTCCTGGTGGGCATCGCGCTCTCCGGTGAGGTGGCCGAGGGTGCGCACACCCTGCTGAGTCCGCTGCGGGACCTGTTCGCCGCCGTCTTCTTCGTCTTCTTCGGGCTGCACACCGATCCGGCGAGCATCCCGCCCGTCCTGCTGCCCGCCCTCGTCCTGGCGGTCGTCACCGCCGCGACGAAGATCGCGACGGGTTACTGGGCCGCCCGGCGGGCCGGTATCTCGCTCAAGGGGCGCTGGCGCGCGGGCGGTGCGCTGGTGGCGCGCGGGGAGTTCTCGATCGTCATCGCCGGGCTGGCGGTGACCGCCGGGATCGAGCCGTCGCTCGGGCCGCTGGCCACGGCGTACGTCCTGATCCTGGTCGTGCTGGGCCCGCTGACCGCCCGCTACACGGAGCCGCTGGCCGCCTGGTGGGCGCGGCGCGGGGCGCCCCGCCCCGCTGTCCCGTCCGAGGAGATCGCCCCTGCGGAACTGCTGCCGGAGCCCCGACCCCAGGCGCCGGCACACGACTGAGACACGGCCGGGGCCGTGGTCGGTGCGCCCGCCCCCCGGCCCGGGCCGCGCAACGCCGCGACCGCGTCTCCCTCACCCCGCCGGGCCGCCCCAGCGCCCCGGCGGGTCCGCACACCCTCTGTCCGGGCCCCGCCCCACGCCACCGGGCCCCGGACGACGGGTCCGGCTACGCACCACCCGTCGGGCCGCCCCACCGCCCCGGCGGGTCCGCATACCCTCTGTCCGGGCCCCGCCCCACGCCACCGGGCCCCGGACGACGGGTCCGGCTACGCGCCACCCGTCGGGCCGCACCCGACTCCGAGCAGGCTCACGCCATCCGGCGGGCCGCCCAGTCTCACGCCGCCCGGCCGGGCCCCGCACCACGCCGCCGGGCCCCGGACGACGGGTCCGGCCTCGCACCACCCGCCGGACCGCACACGACGCCGTGCAGGCTCATGCCATCCGACGGGGCCGCACACGACGGCGTCCAGGCTCACATCACCCGGCCCCGGCGGGACCTCACGCTCTCCCGCCGGGCCTCGCACCACCCGGTCCCGCCTCGCACGCCGCCTGCCGCGTACGACGGCGTCCAGGCTCACGCCATCCCGCCAGGCCCCACCCGACCCCGAACGGCCAACGCCACCCCGCCGGGCCTCGCACGACCAGGCCCGGCCTCAAGCCACCCATGACCGGGTATGACGACCTGTGCCGCACCTGGGTGCCGCGGGACCGCAGGCGCACGACGGCCGACGGGCACGGACGCCACGGCCCGCGGGCGTACGAAGGCCGTTGACCGCAGCCGCACCCGCACGGCACCGCCGCCGGTACGGCTGCGCCACGCCCGCTGCCAAGCCCTCCCAGGCCCTCGCGAAGCCCCCCCCCCGGCCCTCTCGCCACGACCCGGGGCCCTCGCGCACGCCTCCGGGCCCCTGCCACACCCCCTCCTGGCCGCCGGGCCCCGGAACCCCGGTCCCGGGCTCCAGAACCCCCGGAACCCCGGTCAGCTCACCCCCGTGGGCAAGCCGCCTCTGAGGGGGCCGGCCTCAGGAGCGGTCGTCGTCAGGGGTCCACCCCTGGCGGCGCAGCACCGCGGACACGTCCGGCGCCTCGTAGTGCTCCCCCTTGAGGACCTTGCCGTCGGCACGGCGGCTGACCTGGCCGTCCGGGCCCAGCTTGGACATGTTGGACCGGTGGATCTCGGCGAGCACCGCGTCGAGGTCCAGGCCGTGCACCAGGGCCGTGCCGTAGGCGACGTAGACGACATCGGCCAGCTCGTGCGCAAGCCGGTCCAGTGGGCCGGTGACCGAGACCTCGGCGACCTCCGCCGCCTCCTCGGCGAGGAGCTCCCCGCGGTGCGCGGCCAGGCTGGGCGACACCTGTGTCGGCGTACTGCGGACGTCCAGTCCGAAGGCGTGGTGGAACTCACGGACCAGGTCGGCGGGCGATGCACTCATGCACCGACTGTAACGACGGCCACCGACATCCCGGTCCGGAACCGGTCCTGTGAGCCCCGCCCTGGTCAGCACCGCGTCCCGGCTGGCAGGATCGCGCCCATGTCCCAGGTCTTCTCGCGCATCGGCAGGCGCCGCGCCCTTCAGGGCACGGCCGCCGGTGTCGTCGTCCTCGGACTGCTCCTGTGGTGGCTGCTGCCGCTGGGCGAGGACCCGCCGAGCGGGTCGATCACCTTCAGCACGGGCACGACGAGTGGCGTCTACTACGAGTACGGCAGCCGTCTTCGGACCGAGCTCGCCAGGGACATGCCCGACCTGGACGTCAACCTGACGACCAGTAACGGCTCGCAGGAGAACGTCGAGCGCGTGGCGACCGGCACGGCCGACTTCACCATCGCCGCGGCCGACGCGGTGGAGACGTACGAGAGGCAGCATCCCGGCTCGGCCGCCCGGCTGCGCGGAGTGGCCCGCCTGTACGACGACTACGTCCAGCTGGTGGTGGCGCGCGGCTCGGACGTCCGGTCCGTCGCTGACCTGCGGGGGCGGACCGTGGCCACCGGGCTGCCCCGCTCGGGTGTGCGGCTGATCGCCGAGCGGGTGCTCAAGGCGGCGGGGCTGGACCCGGCGAAGGACATCACCGCGGTGGCGCGGGGCATCGACACCGGCCCGGCGCAGCTGAAGCAGGGCAAGATCGACGCGTTCTTCTGGTCCGGCGGGGTGCCCACGGCGGGACTGGAGAAGCTGGCCGACGGCTACAGCTTCCGGTTCGTGCCGATCAGCCCCGAACTCGTCGCCAAGATGCACGACCAGGACGACTCCACCGGCTACTACCGGGCCACGAACATGCCCGAGTCGGCGTATCCGACCATCCAGAACGGCTCGACCGTGGCGACGATCGCGGTGTCCAACCTGCTGATGACCCGTACGGACGTGGCCCCGCGGCTCACCGAGTGGCTGACCCGGACCGTGATCAAGAGCCGGGACGGCATCGGCGCCCACGTGCACTCCGCGCAGCTGGTCGATCTGCGCACGGCCATCTACACCGACCCCTTGACGCTGCACGAGGGCGCCCGGCGCTATTACCGCTCCGTCAAGCCCTAGGCGGGTTTTCCGGTCCGCCGGGAGGCCAGGAATTCGGCGACCGGGGCACCGTGACCGTCGCCCGCAGCCCGCGGGGCTCGTGATGGTCGTACGCGAGGGAGCCGCCGCCCGCCGCGAGCAGGGCGCGGGAGATGGACAGCCCGAGACCGGAGCCCTTGACGTTCTGGTGGCGGCCGCTGCGCCAGAAGCGGTCGCCCACGCGCGTGAGCTCCTCGTCGGTCAGTCCCGGCCCGTTGTCGGTGACGACGACGGTCGTGGTGTCGCCGTCGGCCGCGACCGTGACCTCGACGCTCTCGCCCTCGGGGGTGAACTTCACGGCGTTGTCGATGACGGCGTCCAGCGCACTGGACAGCGTCACCGGGTCGGCCCAGGCCGTGGTGGCAGGGCAGTCGCCGACCAGCCGCACGCCCTTCGCCTCGGCGGTGGGCGCCCAGGCGGCGACGCGCTCGGCGGCCAGCGCGCCGATGTCGGTGACCCGCAGGTCCGCCTCGGCGTGCTCGGCCAGGGCCAGGTCGAGCAGGTCGTCCAGGACCTGGGCCAGGCGTTTGCCCTCGTTCTGGACGGAGGCGATCTCCTCGTTGCCCTCGGGGAGTTCGTAGCCGAGCAGTTCGATGCGCAGCAGCAGGGCGGCCAGCGGGTTGCGCAGCTGGTGAGAGGCGTCCGCGACGAAGGCGCGCTGCTGCTCCAGCACGTCCTCGACGTTGTCCGCCATCTCGTTGAACGCGCCGGCCAGCCGTCTGAGTTCCGGCGGGCCGCCGGCCACCGCGACCCGGGACTTCAGACGGCCGCTCGCGATCTCGTGGGTGGTGGCGTCCAGAACGCGCACCGGCCGCAGCACCCAGCCGGTCAGCCGCAGCGCGGCCCCGATGGCGAGCAGCATCGCGGCGACCTCCCCGGCGCCGACGATCAGCCAGCCGTGCAGGATGCGCGACCGCATCGGCCCGGTGGGCGAGTCGGTGACGACGACGGCGACGACGTCACCGTCACGGATGACGGGTGACGCCACGACGAGCCGGTTGCGCTGCCACGGCCACACCTGCCGGGGGTCGTGGCTGCGACGGCTGAGCTTCGCCTCCTCGAAGGCCTCCCGCACCTCCCCCGTTTCGGGGAGGAACCAGTCCCTGGGGGCATGAGCCATGGGGGTGTCGGTGCCGTAGAAGACACCGGCGCGGATGCCGTAGACGTCGTAGTAGCTCTCGAGCTCGCGGCCGAGGGTCTGGCGCCGCTCGTTCGTGGACGCCGAGGCGGAGTCGCCGGTGTCCGACGAGACGGTGACGAACTGGGCGAGCGCCGCGAACCGGGCGGTGTCGTCGATGCGGTCGACGACCACCTTCTGCTGCTGGGCGCCCGCCACGCTGACGGCCAGCGGCACGCCCAGGGCGAGCAGGACGGCCGCCATCAGCACGATGAGCAGCGGCAGGAGACGGGTGCGCAAAGCGTGGTCCCCGCTACGCGGCCGGGGCGACGAGGCGGTAACCCACGCCGCGTACGGTCTCGATCAGCGCGGGCATGCGCAGCTTGGCGCGCAGGGAGGCCACGTGCACCTCCAGGGTCCGTCCGGTCCCCTCCCAGCTGGTGCGCCACACCTCGCTGATGATCTGCTCCCGGCGGAAGACGACACCGGGGCGCTGGGCGAGGAGCGCCAGCAGGTCGAACTCCTTGCGGGTCAGCTGGACGACCGAACCGTCCACGGTGACCCGCCGGGTCGGCAGTTCGATGTGCACGGGGCCCAGACGCAGCGCGTTCTCCCCTTCGGCGGCCGCGTCCTCGTGGACGGTGCGCCGGCTGACGGCGTGGATACGGGCGAGCAGCTCTCCCGTGTCGTACGGCTTCACCACGTAGTCGTCGGCCCCGAGATTGAGGCCGTGGATGCGGGAACGCACGTCGGAACGGGCCGTCACCATGATCACCGGTGTCGCGGTGCGCTTGCGGATCTTGCCGCAGACCTCGTAGCCGTCCTGGTCGGGAAGGCCGAGGTCGAGCAGGACGACCCCGAAGCCGGGCCCCTCGGGGACGAGCGCCTGGAGCGCCTCCTCGCCGCTGCGCGCGTGGGTGACGTCGAAACCGTGCCGCTTGAGCACCGCGGACAGGGCGGCGGCGACGTGGTTGTCGTCCTCGACGAGCAGCAGTCTCATGCCGGCCTCCTCCGGTTCATCGTGCATACGGTCCGACTCACTAAAACAGGCGTTCGGTTCTCCGGTGGGGAAATCCGTCGGGAAGAACGCGGCACACGCGTGTGTGCATCATGGCAGTCACGCTGATGGACGAGGACGCCGTCAAGCGCGTTCCGGTTGCGCCGGGCTTCCGTTATCCGCCCGATACGCCCGCAGGTCACAAGTGCTACGACACGTGTCCGATTGCTATCGGATCGTGATGCTCAGATTCCCCTCAGATGTAATGACGCTGGTCGCGGCAGGTCACTACTGTCCTCCGAAACCGAGGAGGACGGAGCCCGAGAGCGATGACCGATGTATCGGTGACCAAGGAAGACGCGGTCGCGAGCGGTGAACTGGTCGTCCTGAAGAGCGTCAACAAGCACTTCGGCGCGTTGCACGTTCTCCAGGACATCGACCTCACGATCGACCGCGGCGAGGTTGTCGTGGTCATCGGACCCTCCGGGTCCGGCAAATCGACCCTGTGCCGCACCATCAACCGTCTGGAGACGGTCGACGAGGGCACGATCACGATCGACGGGAAGCCGCTGCCCCAGGAGGGCAAGGCGCTGGCCCGGCTGCGCGCCGACGTCGGCATGGTGTTCCAGTCGTTCAACCTGTTCGCGCACAAGACCGTTCTCGAGAACGTGATGCTCGGCCAGATCAAGGTCCGCAAGGTCGACAAGGCGAAGGCCGAGGAGAAGGCGCGCGCCCTCCTCGACCGGGTCGGCGTCGGCACCCAGGCGGACAAGTACCCCGCGCAGCTCTCCGGCGGTCAGCAGCAGCGCGTCGCGATCGCCCGCGCGCTCGCCATGGACCCGAAGGTCATGCTCTTCGACGAGCCGACCTCGGCCCTGGACCCCGAGATGATCAACGAGGTCCTCGAGGTCATGCAGCAGCTGGCCCGGGACGGCATGACCATGATCGTCGTCACCCACGAGATGGGTTTCGCACGATCGGCTGCAAACCGCGTGGTGTTCATGGCGGACGGGCGGATCGTCGAAGAGGCTGCGCCCGACCAGTTCTTCAGCAACCCGCGCAGCGACCGTGCCAAGGACTTCCTGTCGAAGATCCTGCACCACTGACCCGCGCACCGGACTGCAGCACCGACCTGCAGCACTGACGGAACCCGCACCGCACGCAGTACCTCACCACTCTTCAAAGGATGTTCCTCATGAAGCTTCGCAAGGTCACCGCCGCCTCCGCCGCAGTCCTCGTCCTCGCCCTGACCGCCACCGCGTGCGGCGGCGACGACAGCAAGGACGACGCGGGCAGCGGCAGCTCCAGCGGCGGCGGCGGAAAGATCAAGGTCGGCATCAAGTTCGACCAGCCGGGCCTCGGTCTGAAGAAGCCCGACGGGTCCTTCGCCGGCTTCGACGTGGACGTCGCCACGTACGTCGCCAAGCAGCTCGGCTACTCGCCGGACCAGATCGAGTTCGTCGAGACCAAGAGCGCCGACCGCGAGAACGCCCTCTCGCGCGGTGACGTCAAGTTCATCACGGCGACCTACTCGATCAACGACGAGCGCAAGAAGAAGGTCGACTTCGCCGGCCCGTACCTGCTCGCCCACCAGGACCTGCTGATCAAGTCCGACTCGGACATCTCCAAGGGCACGGACCTCAACGGCAAGAAGCTGTGTTCCGTGACCGGTTCGACGTCGGCGCAGAACGTCCAGAAGTCGATCGCCCCGGACGCGAAGCTCAAGGAGGTGAGCTCCTACTCGGAGTGCATCGCCGGCCTCCAGAGCGGCGCCGTGGACGCGGTGACCACCGACGACTCGATCCTCGCCGGCTTCGCCTCGCAGGACCAGTACAAGGGCAAGTTCAAGCTCGCGGGCCTGAAGCTGAGCAACGAGAACTACGGCGTCGGCGTCAAGAAGGGCGACTCCGCGACCGTGGACAAGATCAACAAGGCGCTGGAGCAGATGGTCAGCGACGGTTCGTGGCAGAAGGCCGTCGACGCCAACTTCGGCCCGGCGAACTACAAGAACGAGCCCGCCCCGAAGATCGGCGTCATCGTCCCGAACGCCTCGTGACGACCGCTTGACCAAGCTGGGTCCCCGCGGTGCGCCGCCGTCCGTCGCGATCACGGCGGCGGCGCGCCCCGCCCTCCTCATACGCCACCCACCCGGAAGCGCGGGAGATCGTGTTCGACTTTCTTGATGGTTACGACGTCCTAGGGGCGTTCTGGATGACGGTGAAGCTCACCGCCCTCTCCGCCGTGGGCTCCCTGATCTGGGGCACCCTGCTGGCCGCGATGCGGGTGAGCCCGGTTCCGCTGATGCGCGGGTTCGGCACCGTCTACGTCAACGTCGTCCGGAACATCCCCCTGACGGTCATCATCCTCTTCAGCTCGCTCGGCCTCGCCGACATCTTCGGCATGACCATGGGCAGCGACGACTTCGCGGTGCAGGGCTTCCGGCTGGCCGTGCTCAGCCTGGTCGGCTACACCGCGGCCTTCGTCTGCGAGGCGATCCGCTCCGGCATCAACACCGTGCCCATGGGGCAGGCGGAAGCCGCCCGGGCGATCGGTCTGAGCTTCAGCCAGACCCTGACGCTCATCGTCCTCCCGCAGGCGTTCCGCTCGGTCATCGGCCCGCTGGCCAACGTCCTCATCGCGCTGACCAAGAACACCACCGTGGCGGCCGCGATCGGTGTCGCCGAGGCGGCCTACCTGATGAAGACGATGATCGAGAACGAGGCGCAGACGCTGCTCATCGGCGCGGTCTTCGCGTTCGGCTTCGTGGTGCTGACCCTGCCCACGGGCCTCTTCCTCGGCTGGGTCAGCAAGCGACTGGCGGTGAAGCGATGAGCTCGGTCCTGTACGACACTCCCGGCCCCCGCGCCAAGCGGCGCAACGTCCTCCTCTCGGTGGTCTTCACCGTCCTGCTCGCCCTGCTCGTGTGGTGGGTGTGGCAGAAGATGGACGAGAAGGACCAGCTCACCTCCGCGCTGTGGAAGCCGTTCACCGAGTCCGAGGCCTGGACGACGTACCTGCTGCCCGGTCTCGAGAACACGCTGAAGGCGGCCGCGCTCTCCATGGTGATCGCGCTTCCGCTGGGCGCGGTCTTCGGTATCGCGCGCCTGTCCGACCACCGTTGGGTGCGCGGCGCGGCCGGCACGGTGGTCGAGTTCTTCCGGGCGATCCCGGTCCTGCTGCTGATGCTGTTCGCCAACGAGTTCTACGCCCGCTCCACGGACGTCACCAGCGAGGACCGGCCGCTCTACGCGGTCGTCACCGGCCTGGTGCTCTACAACGCCTCGGTCCTCGCCGAGGTCGTCCGGGCCGGCATCCTCTCGCTGCCCAAGGGGCAGACGGAGGCCGCGTACGCGATCGGCCTGCGCAAGGGCCAGACGATGACCAGCATCCTGCTTCCGCAGGCGGTCACCGCGATGCTCCCGGCGATCGTCAGCCAGCTGGTGGTCATCGTGAAGGACACCGCGCTCGGCGGTGTGATGCTCGGGTTCCCCGAGCTGCTCAACTCGCGCGGCACGCTGGCGGCCAACTACGCCAACGTCATCCCCAGCTTCATCGTGGTCGCGGTGATGTTCATCGTGCTGAACTTCATCCTCACCAGCTTCGCGAGCTGGCTGGAGCGCTACCTCCGGCGCAGCAAGCGCAGCACGGGCGCGGTCCTCGGCGTCGAGAAGGTGGACGACCTGAACGCGGCCGAGGTCGGCGGCAGCTACGGCACCGGCGCTGGTGGCGGCGGTATCTGACGCGCAATCAAGGGTTGCGACCGGTACGGAGGGCAGTGGCGTGCGCGCCACTGCCCTCCGTCGCTTGACGCAAACAGCGCCAGTGGGTTGCATACGTTCTGTGATCGTGCACCCTGCTCCTGCCTCTTGTTCACTTACGTCCCTGAGGACACCGTCGCGGGCAGGGGGCGGCACGCCGTGGACCCGGTGATCATCGTCGGGGCGGGGCCCGTGGGGCTCACGCTCGCCCTGGCGCTGGCGCGTCAGCAGGTGCCTTCCGTGGTGCTCGACGAGGGCCCCGGCAAGGACGAGCCGCGGCTCGCGCGCACCGTCGTCCTGCGTGCGGACACCACCGCGCTCGTCGAGCGGCTCACCGGCACCTCCCTCGACGGGGCCGGGCTCCACTGGGCCGGATGGCGGTCGATGCGTCGCAAGCAGGTGACGCAGGAGGTCCGGTTCGACGACGTGACGGACCCGGCCCCCCTGCACATCGCCCAGCACGTGCTGACGGGGACCCTGCGCGCCGCCCTCGCCGGCCAGCGCCTGGTGAAGATCGCCGTGGACAGCCGCCTGGACGGCATCGAGCAGGAGCCGTCCGGCGTCACGGCCCACACGCGCGGTCCCCGGGGCACCTGGTGGCGCGGCAGCCACCTGGTCGGCTGCGACGGCCCCCGCTCCACGGTCCGCAAGCTCCTCGACATCCGCTTCCCCGGCCGTACGGCGGTGGAACGACACGCCGTCGCGGCGCTGCGCACGGAACTTCCCTGGGACGACGAGGCGTTGCTCCATCGGAACCCGCCGTGGCGGGTGTCGGGCCCCTCCGCCGGTGAGGTCACCGGGCGCCCGCTGCCCGACGGTGTCTGGCGCCTGGACTGGCTGCTGCCGCCCGGCAAGGACCTCGTCACGCCCGAACTGCTGGTGGGCCGGATCCGCGAGACCCTGGCGGGCTGGAGCGGCGGCTCCACACCGCCGTACGAACTGCTCGACACCGGCGTCCACACCGTGCACCACCGGCTGGCCCGCCGCTGGCGCGTGGGCCGGGTCTTCGTCGCCGGGGACGCGGCGCACCTGCTCGGCGCGTTCGGCACCCAGGGGCTCGACGAGGGCCTGCGGGACGCCGACAACCTGGCCTGGAAGCTGGCCCTGGCCTGGCACCACGGCTCCCACGAGGCGCTGCTCGACAGCTACCAGGAGGAGCGGCGCGCGGCCGTCGCGGCCCGGCTGCGCGCCGCCGACCAGGCGCTGCCGCTGCTGCGGGGCGGTGCGGGCATAAGGGCGTACGTCCCCGGCGCGGCCCGCGGCCACGACGTGCTGCTCACCGACGGCCACCTGGGCCGCGGTCCGCTGGGCGCGCCCGGCGCCTACGACGGCTCGCCGCTCGCGCCCCGGCATCTGGAGGCGGAGGTCCCGGTGGACACCCCGCCGGGCGCGCCGGTCGAGGACGTGCGCGTGACGGCGGAGGACGGCTCGTTCGTGCGGCTGCGGGACCGGCTGGGCCGCGGCGCCCTGCTCGTCCTGCTGATCGCACCGGGCACGGGCGTGTGGGAACGCAGGCACTGGGTGGGCGCCGGGATCATGCCCCGGCTCGCCGCGGCGGTCACGGCGCTGCCGTGCCCGGCCGAGCTGCTGGTGGCCGAGAGCTATCCGGGCGCGGCCGCCCACACCGTGCTGCTGATCCGGCCCGACGGCCATCTGGTCACCGCGCTCAACGGCGTACGCGCGGCCGATCTGTACGCGGCGGCGGAGGCGGCGGTGGGCGGACCGGACGGGTCACGGGAGCCGTCCGGAGCGGAGGCGACAGCGGGCTCCGCGACCAAGTGACGCGAGCCCCGGCCCCGGGGCTCGCCTCCACGACGGCCGCCTCCGGCCGCCGGGCGGGGCAACGGCGTGGCGAGACGCGACACCGGCGTGGCGGGCATGACGGGCGTGGCGGGCGTGGCGGGCGTGGTGAGGGGCGGACGGCTGCGGCCCGCGTCCGGCTGCGGCACGGAGTCGGTGAGACGGCCGGCCGTGAGCGGCGGAGGCCTACGCGTCTCCCTCGGCTCCCCCCGTCGCCAGCGGACGGCGCTGCGTTTCCCTCGGCTTCCGCCGTCGGCGGCGGAGCGCGCCGGTTTGCCTCGGCTCATCGCTGATCAGTCCTCCTGGACAGCGCCCGGGACAGGCAGGGTCCCGCTCGAGGACCGGCAGGGTCTCGCTCGGGCCGGGCTTGATCCCGCCTCGCCCCAGCTCGGGAAGGTCCCGTACATGCCGGGCAGGTTCCCGCCCGGGCCGCCGCATCAGCCTCGCCCCGGCCCGGGCAGGTCCGCCAGGTTCCGCCTGGTCCCACCAGGTCGGGCATCGGAACGGCTGCCGCCGTCGGCTGTGCGCACCGGGCGCCGATGGCGAGACCGCCGTAGCAAGGGGAGGAACCGCACGCGCTGTGACCGTGCGGTCCACATGGTGACAGTCAGTTGACCCGGGTACACCGGCATGGTGTACTCCGGATCGTGACCGACACCGATGTGCGCCTGTGGCGGAGGGTCCATATGGACCTCGTCCGCTATGCGGGCTGCGTGTGTCGCCCGTCCTGCTGAATTCGCACCCCCCTTTCCCACCGGCGCGCGCCGCCGACGCGCACCCGCCTCGCGCGCGGTCGCGCTCCCCCGCGAATGTTTTCAGGACGGTTCCCGTGTCTGTTCCCGTGTCTGTCACCCCCTCCGCACCGCCGGCCACCGCCGCGCCCACGCAGGCGGAGCTCCTCGACTTCGTCCGGCGCACGGCCGCCGACGCCGGGCTGATCGCCTCGCTCCCCCTCGACCCGGAGGGCCGCACCTGGGTGCGCCTGGAGGGCCCGGGCGGCAGCGAGGCCTGGCTGATCGGCTGGCCGCCCGGCTCCGGGACCGGATGGCACGACCACGCGGACTCGGTCGGCGCCTTCCTGACCGCCCGGGGCGAGCTGAAGGAGTACTCGCTCGCCGCGCGTCTGCCCACCGACGGCTGGAAGACCCTGGAGCTGACGGACGGCGTGGACCGGGAACGCGCCCTGTCGGCCGGCCGGGGCCGCTCCTTCGGACGGCACCACGTCCACGAGGTCCTCAACGAGTCCACCGAGGAGCACGCCGTCTCCGTCCACGCCTACTACCCCCCGCTGCCGCGCATCCGCCGCTACAGCCGTACGGGACACGTCCTGCGGCTGGAGCAGGTCGAGCGCCCGGAGGACTGGCAGTGAGCGCCCAGGGCACGTCTCGGGACGGACGGCCGGACGGCGACCGGCCGACGGGCGTGGACGAGCTGCTCGAGCGGGTACGCGCCGGGTACACGCGCGTGGAGCCCCGCGAGGCGTACGAGGCGGCACGCGCGGGTGAGGCGCTCCTGGTCGACATCCGGTACGAGGCCCTGCGCGAGCGGGACGGGTTGATCCCGGGAGCCCTGGTCGTCGAGCGCAACGAGCTGGAGTGGCGGCTCGACCCCCAGGGCAGCCACCGCCTCCCCGAGGCCACGAGCCACGAGGTGCGGGCGATCGTGATCTGCAACGAGGGGTACGCCTCGAGCCTGGCCGCCGCGTCCCTGCACCAGCTGGGGCTGCACCGGAGCACCGACCTCGTCGGCGGCTTCCAGGCCTGGAAGGCGGCGGGGCTCCCGGTCACGCCGTAGCGGGACGGGTGAACCCGCTCAGTTCCGCGACGGGCGGTACAGCGGCGGCGGTGTCCGTGTTGCCCCTGGTGACCAGCCGGACGGGAGGGCCGCCTTTCGGGAGGTACGGGGAGGCGAACCCCCGTCGCAGGGAGGGGGGTTCGCGGCGGCGGCAGACGGTACCGGCGGGTGGAGCGAGCGCATCCTTCCGCGAGCGCAAGGCAATCCTGCGTTCCCGGAAGGGCCTCGGGCCAGGAGGTGGCGGGGAGTTGGCGCCTCGCTCATTCCTTCGCGGTCG is from Streptomyces asoensis and encodes:
- a CDS encoding rhodanese-like domain-containing protein, which produces MSAQGTSRDGRPDGDRPTGVDELLERVRAGYTRVEPREAYEAARAGEALLVDIRYEALRERDGLIPGALVVERNELEWRLDPQGSHRLPEATSHEVRAIVICNEGYASSLAAASLHQLGLHRSTDLVGGFQAWKAAGLPVTP